A region of Amyelois transitella isolate CPQ chromosome 11, ilAmyTran1.1, whole genome shotgun sequence DNA encodes the following proteins:
- the LOC106134922 gene encoding cAMP-dependent protein kinase type I regulatory subunit, protein MEEEHCLHECENYIQSHNIQLLLKDCIVQLCVNKPENPVTFLRQYFQKLEREQVKAAAAAAAQSEGEADGELSPLPVPGGQPPRRRGGISAEPVTEEDATSYVKKVVPKDYKTMGALSRAIASNVLFTHLDESERADMFDAMFPVQYLPGETVIRQGDEGDNFYIIDSGEVEVLVNGEPVTTIGEGGSFGELALIYGTPRAATVRARTPLKLWGLDRDSYRRILMGSTIRKRRMYDEFLSRVSILESLEKWERLTVADALEPVSFNDGETIVRQGEPGNDFYIIVEGCAVVLQQRSGQAEGAAVEVGRLGPSDYFGEIALLLDRPRAATVRAAGPLKCVKLDRARFERVLGLCADILKRNIAQYNSFVSLSV, encoded by the exons ATGGAGGAAGAGCACTGTTTACACGaatgtgaaaattatattcaaagtCACAATATTCAGTTGCTCCTGAAGGACTGTATTGTCCAATTATGTGTAAATAAGCCCGAAAACCCTGTTACATTTTTGCGACAATATTTTCAGAAACTTGAGCGG GAACAGGTGAAAGCAGCAGCAGCAGCTGCTGCTCAATCTGAAGGTGAAGCTGATGGAGAACTATCTCCTTTACCGGTGCCAGGAGGGCAACCACCTCGCCGCCGAGGTGGTATTAGTGCGGAACCGGTAACCGAAGAAGATGCTACTAGTTATGTCAAAAAG GTTGTGCCAAAAGATTATAAAACAATGGGTGCTCTATCACGGGCTATAGCTTCAAATGTGCTGTTTACACATTTGGATGAATCAGAGCGGGCAGACATGTTTGATGCGATGTTTCCTGTACAGTACCTTCCAGGAGAAACTGTTATTAGACAGGGGGATGAGGGTGACAACTTTTATATCATTGATTCTGGTGAAGTTGAA GTTTTAGTAAATGGTGAGCCAGTTACCACAATAGGAGAAGGTGGTAGCTTTGGTGAGCTGGCTTTGATCTACGGCACTCCTCGAGCAGCCACGGTGCGGGCCCGTACACCCCTGAAGCTATGGGGCCTCGATCGTGATTCGTACCGACGCATACTCATGGGCTCCACCATAAGGAAGCGACGAATGTACGACGAGTTTTTGTCAAGAGTTTCAATATTAG AAAGTTTAGAAAAATGGGAACGTTTGACTGTGGCTGATGCTCTAGAGCCAGTGTCGTTCAATGATGGCGAAACAATTGTACGTCAAGGAGAGCCTGGCaacgatttttatattattgtagaAG GTTGCGCCGTAGTGCTCCAGCAGCGCAGCGGCCAGGCCGAGGGCGCCGCCGTGGAGGTGGGCCGCCTCGGGCCCTCGGACTACTTCGGCGAGATCGCGCTGCTGCTGGACCGGCCGCGCGCCGCCACCGTGCGCGCCGCCGGCCCGCTCAAGTGTGTCAAACTAGACCGCGCCAG ATTCGAGCGAGTATTGGGGTTGTGCGCCGATATATTGAAGCGGAATATCGCGCAGTACAACAGCTTCGTGTCACTGTCCGTCTAA
- the LOC106135080 gene encoding nucleoprotein TPR isoform X3, giving the protein MEVESSDTGGKKHLENVLSEEELATLPAPVAEKINTYIDQQFEEYLTSKALHETSKSQIGDKIATSEATILELTAKYDEAAKKLQTADETVTELSKQVESLNAELQKARDKIGRLENEIISLKSSRDAAVDERNDLTRILQRRDAEIERLTTNEASISQQLRAAIDAKCEALAMNDEIQSKELSLQYREKRIEQERILLNSQISGLTEEVNRLTSELQTSRLNSTSRLVNLETQLAEKVEELNVANETISQLNEVKKNLNNRAENLTQRLMEQREIENKMTENYKKELDAKTKLADLFKTMHDDAEAKTQELTEGIAELQKMLNEATEKYGELETKYKQAELDHEELMEKKNEVIASLKNELEHANDLLKAANAQNLDLALSDLAPSAATASKLLKSGMSLTQIYSQLVKVTEDLAQEKEENRRLNITINTIVQELEEKAPVLQKQKAEYEEALESNTALSQQIDSLVTECNRLRDDYSESSKIANHYTRENSKLKGELADLGRQVCFLLKEIEHSRGGLIPNGDHDSSHTASNTTNSSELSSSRIISKTLVTFSDIQELQANNQKLLRMVRELTDKQEEFERHKEQYESGELQTKIESLKNRVTELTEAQERQTKMVNGLIRQRDMFKKLYHDLMKGKRHESAFTLDTSDLEKGDSYAMDTSSEKLNKSATVETNFEIKYKETEKQLELLKEEFKTYKEEKITNERMLFEQIDNMRQEIGKLTAANSKCASTSEYNNERLKILQINIATYKKQISSLEEKNKAYNATIAKHEVSLQHLRDEALNAQSKLSAAEIQVENLRLECKLLKDAEVRLQTEKEILNRERQGQSMLMKNLELIKASLERVEAENRTKLESRLDEATRECSALRRRLQEEQDRFRELAAHLERQTETAKTRMQEEKDAADVMRTEIQQLRENLLEKNKSNEELAKRLKMALAPSTDGAFETIKKIRELENKLSDGDTEIKSLQDQLAVAKEHIKQYCDISESAEKELKNLHSEYQTYKSETETKLTDYVQKIQNLEDKCSELEAELSLHANGEHSNSNSILKTELTNVKEELQSALENYNSCRTELEESRLEITKLSEAVQNAEEKYSHEMILHSSDIQALTQVKEELSRVQNQLNELVAQKNSALEKLETEKAAWEERQKILIGENDQLTQRLKDLNDQNTLLHDQIQALGTQLSVSHASRSYSESMNESANESLNASVTEEDGKSSEQLFQIVKFLRKEKDIAMAKFDILQAESMRLKSQLEIAEKQLDDAKLALAAERERSEVKMVTVNKQSDILRKVETLNALTDSNRILREERDSLSARVEELTTLVKSLEDKLLPLQEKISDLTSKNETLVSENTALKADCARWRTRVNALVERANKTSPEDWKRLQNERETLAKMLTNEKEMVRKLTEELGSVKVEKTKVEEHYTLMSRQQSQLVEENKKLNEEIQVLKDDTSRITEELTKLKAEVMSANESNTKLSDELSSKDASLTDIRNKEMQIRKIAKKYKAQYEELVKTTEEDKKKSEGEAAAAGSALAESTKRLEEQLSELQSQLETERASNEQLKQELEALRTANLDKEDKAKQVLKHAKNKIVQLTELKNTLSRELDESRNLAQSTRDEQDVRLALIKSQYEGRLSRLEKERGEAQAEKAREVEALMQKVNMLQRQLASQSSSSKQQTTTEKTTTDPPTANIKPMAGVAQQSVSARGRGGETPLASIRPMAQVGPTAPHDAHSTEYMPASSSRPLPRAALAASSASASSAPPESTQDMDTSEVGMGSSGSSENSAQPSTHSQAPQQAVALVMPRIEQTSGAASGAGSVSASSHAPSVTSVASPQPPAAPVTGATSGVQASASCAGAASGSVSTSHAPPGVSTSAPAGVSTSAHAPPEQRPAKRRLQPRPITAKRTRVQGFERSVEVEYQVPTSSRCEDDEGVIVVDSEEDDERCTGTMYREGEEDEEDMEEEQEVEGGEEEEEPEGDDGESAARQESPAQSPEAGDEGEEAEVGEEAEEGDDADAAQPDLAPARPQIEAISSGTEPSGTLSLGGNGGDDGDDSIVPSTPTLYVPRRNDGFGEAVVSPAHHQRWMRAADSESGNRGRGMRSRGRPSRRSHNYHRF; this is encoded by the exons ATGGAGGTTGAAAGTAGTGATACCGGTGGTAAAAAGCATTTGGAAAATGTTTTATCGGAAGAGGAATTGGCTACTTTGCCTGCTCCAGTTGcggagaaaataaatacatatattgacCAACAATTTGAAGAATATTTGACATCTAAAGCGCTCCACGAGACCAGTAAATCTCAAATTG gAGATAAAATTGCCACTTCAGAAGCTACTATACTGGAATTAACAGCTAAGTATGATGAAGCTGCAAAAAAGTTACAAACTGCTGATGAAACAGTAACTGAACTGAGTAAACAAGTAGAATCACTCAATGCCGAATTACAAAAAGCTCGTGATAAAATAGGACGGCtagaaaatgaaattatatctCTTAAAAGCTCTCGAGATGCTGCTGTTGATGAAAGAAATGACCTGACCCGAATCCTACAACGACGAGATGCAGAAATTGAAAGATTAACAACAAATGAAGCATCAATTTCACAACAGCTGCGTGCAGCTATTGATGCAAAATGTGAGGCATTGGCCATGAATGATGAAATTCAAAGTAAAGAACTCTCTCTTCAATACcgtgaaaaaagaatagaacaagAAAGAATCCTTTTGAATTCTCAAATTTCAGGACTTACAGAGGAGGTGAACAGACTTACTTCTGAACTTCAGACGTCAAGACTTAACAGTACTAGTAGACTTGTCAATTTGGAGACCCAGTTAGCTGAAAAGGTCGAGGAGCTTAATGTAGCTAATGAAACAATTTCACAATTGAATgaagtaaaaaagaatctaAATAATCGTGCTGAAAATTTGACACAGAGATTGATGGAGCAAagagaaatagaaaataaaatgactgagaactataaaaaagaattagatGCTAAAACGAAACTGGCAGATTTGTTCAAAACTATGCATGATGATGCAGAGGCAAAAACACAAGAACTTACTGAAGGAATTGCTGAACtccaaaaaatgttaaatgaaGCTACTGAAAAGTATGGTGAACTGGAAACGAAATACAAACAAGCTGAATTAGATCATGAAGAgttaatggaaaaaaaaaatgaagttaTAGCATCTTTGAAAAATGAATTGGAACATGCGAATGATCTACTAAAAGCTGCTAATGCTCAAAATCTGGATCTGGCTTTAAGTGATTTAGCGCCATCTGCGGCCACAGCAAGTAAACTTTTGAAGTCAGGGATGTCATTAACTCAAATTTATTCACAATTGGTGAAAGTGACTGAAGATTTAGctcaagaaaaagaagaaaataggCGTCTTAATATTACTATTAACACGATAGTCCAAGAATTAGAAGAAAAAGCCCCAGTCTTACAAAAACAGAAAGCTGAATATGAGGAAGCTCTTGAAAGTAATACAGCATTATCACAACAAATTGATTCATTAGTGACCGAGTGTAATAGATTGAGGGATGATTACAGTGAATCATCTAAAATTGCTAATCATTACACAAGAgagaattcaaaattaaaaggaGAGTTGGCCGATTTAGGTCGTCAAGTATGTTTCCTACTCAAAGAAATTGAACATAGTAGAGGAGGGCTAATACCCAATGGTGATCATGACTCATCTCACACAGCTTCTAACACGACAAATTCATCAGAACTCAGTTCATCTCGAATCATTTCTAAAACCCTAGTTACATTTAGTGACATTCAAGAGTTACAGgcaaataatcaaaaattgCTGAGAATGGTTCGTGAATTAACAGATAAGCAAGAAGAGTTTGAACGTCATAAAGAACAATATGAAAGTGGTGAGCTTCAAACTAAAATTGAATCATTGAAGAATAGAGTAACCGAATTAACTGAAGCTCAAgaaagacaaacaaaaatggTTAATGGACTCATAAGACAGCGAGATATGTTTAAGAAACTTTATCATGATCTTATGAAGGGAAAACGCCATGAGTCTGCCTTTACATTAGATACTTCTGATTTAGAAAAAGGTGACTCTTATGCCATGGATACTTCTTCTGAGAAGCTTAATAAATCTGCAACAGTCGaaacaaattttgaaattaaatacaaagaaaCTGAAAAACAATTAGAActtcttaaagaagaattcaaaacttacaaAGAGGAGAAAATTACCAATGAAAGAATGTTGTTTGAACAAATTGATAATATGAGGCAGGAGATAGGAAAACTTACAGCAGCCAACAGTAAGTGTGCATCTACTTCTGAATATAACAATGAAAGACTTAagattttgcaaataaatattgccaCTTATAAGAAACAAATATCTTCATTAGAAGAAAAGAATAAAGCATATAATGCTACGATAGCTAAACATGAAGTGTCTTTGCAACATTTACGAGATGAAGCACTAAATGCTCAGAGTAAACTTTCGGCTGCAGAAATACAAGTTGAAAATTTAAGACTGGAATGCAAATTACTTAAAGATGCTGAAGTGCGTTTGCAAACAgagaaagaaattttaaatagagaAAGGCAAGGGCAGTCCATGTTAATGAAGAATTTGGAATTGATAAAGGCAAGTTTAGAACGTGTGGAAGCTGAAAATCGTACCAAATTGGAATCAAGATTGGATGAAGCTACAAGAGAATGTTCGGCTCTAAGAAGACGATTACAGGAAGAACAAGATCGATTTAGAGAATTGGCTGCTCATCTTGAACGCCAAACAGAAACTGCCAAAACACGTATGCAAGAAGAAAAGGATGCAGCTGACGTTATGCGAACCGAAATACAACAATTGCGAGAAAATCTTTTGGAAAAGAACAAATCTAATGAGGAACTTGCAAAGAGACTTAAGATGGCATTAGCGCCAAGTACAGATGGGGCATTTgaaacaataaagaaaataagagaGCTAGAAAATAAGTTATCTGATGGAGACACTGAAATTAAATCGCTTCAAGATCAATTGGCTGTCGCTAAAGAGCATATTAAACAATATTGTGATATTTCTGAGTCTGCGGAAAAAGAACTAAAGAACCTTCATAGTGAGTATCAAACATATAAATCTGAAACTGAAACAAAATTGACAGATTATGTACAGAAAATACAAAACTTGGAAGATAAATGTTCCGAATTAGAGGCTGAActatctcttcatgcaaatgGTGAACATTCCAATAGCAATAGTATTTTGAAAACTGAATTAACTaatgtaaaagaagaattgcaAAGCGCTTTGGAAAATTATAATAGCTGTCGTACAGAACTTGAAGAATCACGATTAGAAATCACTAAATTATCTGAAGCAGTTCAAAATGCTGAAGAGAAATATTCACATGAAATGATTTTGCATTCTAGTGACATTCAAGCTCTGACACAAGTTAAGGAGGAATTATCTAGAGTACAAAATCAATTGAATGAACTAGTTGCGCAAAAAAACAGTGCTCTTGAAAAACTAGAGACTGAAAAGGCGGCTTGGGAAGAAAGGCAGAAGATTCTTATTGGAGAAAATGATCAACTAACACAGCGTTTGAAAGATCTAAATGATCAAAATACCTTACTGCATGATCAAATCCAAGCTTTAGGCACACAATTATCAGTTTCCCATGCTTCTAGATCATATTCCGAAAGTATGAATGAATCTGCCAATGAGTCATTGAATGCATCTGTGACTGAAGAAGATGGAAAATCTTCTGAACAATTATTCCAAATAGTTAAATTCTTGAGGAAAGAAAAAGATATTGCTATGGCTAAATTTGATATTCTACAGGCAGAATCTATGAGACTTAAATCACAGCTGGAAATTGCAGAAAAACAACTTGATGATGCCAAATTAGCTTTGGCTGCAGAAAGGGAAAGATCTGAAGTAAAAATGGTAACAGTGAATAAGCAATCTGACATTTTAAGAAAAGTCGAGACTTTAAATGCTCTAACAGACAGTAACAGAATTTTGAGAGAAGAACGTGATAGTCTCTCTGCTAGAGTTGAAGAACTTACTACATTGGTAAAATCACTTGAAGATAAACTTTTACCTTTACAAGAAAAGATATCGGACTTGACTTCCAAAAATGAAACTTTAGTATCTGAAAATACAGCTCTGAAGGCAGATTGTGCTAGATGGAGAACGAGAGTGAATGCTTTGGTTGAAAGAGCAAATAAGACTAGTCCAGAGGATTGGAAACGACTACAAAACGAACGTGAAACATTGGCTAAAATGTTAACcaatgaaaaagagatggtaAGAAAACTTACTGAAGAGTTAGGATCAGTCAAAGTAGAAAAAACTAAAGTTGAAGAACATTACACATTAATGTCGAGACAACAGAGCCAATTGGTTGAAGAAAACAAAAAGCTTAATGAAGAAATACAAGTTCTTAAAGATGATACGTCACGAATTACCGAAGAACTTACTAAACTAAAAGCTGAAGTTATGTCTGCTAATGAGTCTAACACCAAATTATCTGATGAATTGTCGTCCAAGGATGCTTCTTTAACAGACAtcagaaataaagaaatgcaAATTAGGAAAATCGCTAAGAAATATAAAGCTCAATATGAAGAACTTGTGAAAACAACAGAAgaagataaaaagaaatctgAAGGAGAAGCAGCGGCTGCAGGCAGTGCCTTGGCTGAAAGTACCAAGCGTCTTGAAGAGCAGTTGAGCGAGCTTCAATCTCAACTGGAAACTGAAAGGGCGAGTAATGAACAACTAAAACAAGAACTTGAAGCTCTGAGAACTGCAAATTTAGATAAAGAAGACAAAGCTAAACAAGTACTGAAACATgcgaaaaacaaaatagtgcAACtaactgaattaaaaaatactctaAGCCGGGAGCTGGACGAATCGCGTAACCTCGCTCAGAGTACTCGTGATGAGCAAGATGTTCGCTTGGCTCTTATAAAGTCCCAGTATGAGGGTCGTCTTTCGAGACTAGAAAAAGAAAGAGGCGAGGCACAAGCTGAAAAAGCTAGGGAAGTAGAGGCTCTGATGCAAAAAGTTAACATGCTGCAGAGACAGTTAGCTAGCCAATCATCAAGCTCAAAACAACAGACTACGACGGAGAAGACTACTACTGATCCTCCCACCGCCAACATCAAGCCCATGGCTG GTGTAGCCCAACAGAGCGTGAGCGCGAGAGGGCGGGGCGGCGAGACTCCGCTGGCGTCCATCCGTCCGATGGCGCAAGTGGGCCCCACAGCGCCGCACGACGCGCACAGCACCGAGTACATGCCCGCCTCCTCCTCGCGACCCCTGCCCCGCGCCGCGCTAGCCGCCTCCTCCGCCTCCGCATCGTCCGCCCCACCGGAGTCCACGCAG GATATGGATACCAGTGAGGTCGGTATGGGCAGTTCCGGATCTAGTGAAAATAGTGCTCAACCTTCTACACATTCCCAGGCTCCACAACAG GCCGTAGCACTAGTAATGCCGCGCATCGAGCAGACAAGCGGCGCGGCGAGCGGCGCGGGCAGCGTGTCCGCCAGCTCGCACGCGCCCAGCGTCACCAGCGTGGCATCGCCGCAACCGCCGGCTGCGCCCGTCACAG gaGCAACAAGCGGCGTGCAAGCATCAGCGAGCTGCGCCGGCGCCGCGTCAGGCAGCGTGAGCACGTCGCACGCGCCGCCCGGCGTCAGCACGTCCGCGCCCGCGGGGGTGAGCACGTCCGCGCACGCGCCGCCTGAACAACGACCCGCCAAGAGGAGGCTCCAGCCGAGACCCATCACCGCTAAGAGGACCAGGGTGCAG GGCTTCGAGCGGTCTGTTGAGGTAGAGTATCAAGTGCCGACATCATCGCGATGCGAGGATGACGAAGGTGTTATAGTTGTTGACTCCGAAGAAGACGACGAAAGATGTACTGGCACTATGTACAGG